The proteins below come from a single Polynucleobacter necessarius genomic window:
- the lnt gene encoding apolipoprotein N-acyltransferase, which yields MGLGSLLAGATELPYGGWIQIPILSLVWLQLTTNPSSKLSEHFASGIVFGIGYFAISLWWLYISMHDVGGMNSLLSGAAVLILSTYMALFFSAASLAIPAFKRSKFTGVLLGSSWVIMEFLRGYIFTGFPWAGFAESQVNGPFAPIAPLLGGLACTFLVIWISWELLQTKRQAFLSGAIIICAIVSTQLIGLMSFTKPFGEPITVRLIQGNFEQSLKFNPAAISEQIHFYSSQIKSRPANLIIIPETAFPWPQNKLPPELLSDLQDYSNLSSSNLLLGLVGEVTSDQGMQYTNRAIGLSPNALPYEYDKVHLVPFGEFIPPGFHWFVKAFNVPLSDFARGNLDQPAFSIIRKNQDAVHAAITICYEDVFGGELANRIRKNSEPANFLINLTNLAWFGQSQAPTQQLRLSQLRSLETGLPALRATNTGITSVLGPDGKVLQSLPELTQANLRTEVQAYSGKTPFVTWGNLPILGISCLLLIWGFIRYRRF from the coding sequence TTCTGGCATCGTGTTTGGGATTGGGTATTTTGCAATTAGCCTATGGTGGCTTTACATTAGCATGCATGATGTAGGCGGGATGAATTCTTTGCTTTCAGGAGCGGCGGTATTGATCTTATCTACCTATATGGCGCTCTTTTTTTCAGCTGCCTCCCTAGCGATTCCAGCATTTAAAAGATCAAAATTCACCGGAGTTCTATTGGGTTCAAGCTGGGTGATCATGGAATTTCTTCGCGGATATATTTTTACTGGATTCCCTTGGGCAGGATTTGCAGAATCGCAGGTGAATGGTCCTTTTGCACCAATAGCGCCTTTACTGGGAGGTCTCGCTTGTACCTTTTTAGTCATTTGGATTTCTTGGGAATTGCTTCAGACGAAACGGCAAGCATTCTTGAGTGGGGCTATCATCATTTGCGCAATTGTCAGCACTCAATTGATCGGTCTCATGAGTTTCACAAAGCCCTTTGGAGAACCCATTACGGTTCGCCTTATTCAAGGCAACTTTGAACAGAGCTTGAAATTTAACCCTGCAGCAATAAGCGAGCAAATTCATTTTTATTCTTCGCAAATAAAAAGTCGGCCCGCTAACCTCATCATCATTCCTGAGACCGCATTTCCTTGGCCACAAAATAAATTACCACCGGAATTATTGAGTGACCTGCAGGATTATTCAAATTTGAGCTCGAGCAACCTCTTGCTTGGTCTAGTTGGCGAAGTCACTAGTGATCAAGGCATGCAATACACTAATCGAGCAATTGGCTTATCGCCCAATGCTTTGCCCTATGAATACGATAAGGTGCACTTGGTTCCATTTGGGGAATTTATTCCCCCAGGCTTCCATTGGTTTGTCAAAGCATTCAATGTGCCCTTAAGTGATTTTGCGCGGGGCAATCTTGATCAACCTGCATTTAGCATTATTCGCAAAAATCAAGATGCTGTTCATGCAGCGATTACGATTTGCTACGAAGATGTTTTTGGCGGCGAGCTTGCAAATCGCATACGAAAAAATTCTGAACCAGCCAATTTTTTAATTAACTTAACGAATCTAGCTTGGTTTGGCCAATCACAAGCACCAACACAACAACTGCGACTCTCTCAACTGCGCTCGCTTGAAACGGGATTACCAGCATTGCGCGCCACCAATACCGGGATCACCTCCGTTCTCGGACCTGACGGGAAAGTGCTGCAATCGCTTCCTGAACTCACTCAGGCAAACCTGAGAACCGAAGTGCAGGCATACAGCGGCAAAACGCCTTTTGTCACTTGGGGTAATTTGCCCATTTTGGGCATTTCATGCCTGCTCTTAATTTGGGGTTTTATTCGCTATCGACGTTTTTAG